A section of the Triticum dicoccoides isolate Atlit2015 ecotype Zavitan chromosome 7A, WEW_v2.0, whole genome shotgun sequence genome encodes:
- the LOC119332243 gene encoding protein NUCLEAR FUSION DEFECTIVE 4-like — protein sequence MAEVRSRVRGFLRNRWLVFVAAMWMQSVAGVGYLFGSLSPAIKSSLGYNQRQVASLGVAKDLGDSVGFLAGTLCAVLPLWAALLIGAAQNLVGYGWVWLAVTHRVPVPPLWAMCMLIFVGNNGETYFNTAALVSCVQNFPKNRGPIVGILKGFAGLSGAILTQVYAIMHTPDDAALIFMVAVGPTMVVIALMFIVRPVNGHRQVRPSDGTSFTFVYSVCLVLAAYLMGVMLLEDLVGLSHSLTILCTIILMVLLLVPIVIPVMLSFFSNDDESAYTALLTSPRREEASGSVSSEEQEVILSEVDEQKPKEIDLLPASERQKRIAELQAKLFQAAAVGAVRVKRRKGPRRGEDFTLLQAMIKADFWLLFFSLLLGSGSGLTVIDNLGQMSQSLGFEDSHIFVSMISIWNFLGRISGGFFSEIIVKDYAYPRAIALATAQVFMAIGHFIFAMGWPGTMYIGTLLIGLGYGAHWAIVPAAASELFGVKNFGALYNFLTVANPAGSLVFSGIIASGIYDYEARKQANHNHSTLLGMVSDVAPALKCEGSICFFISSMIMSGFCIIAAALSLILVHRTKIVYTNLYGKPRT from the exons ATGGCGGAGGTGCGGAGCCGGGTGCGGGGGTTCCTGCGGAACCGGTGGCTGGTGTTCGTGGCGGCGATGTGGATGCAGTCGGTCGCCGGGGTGGGGTACCTGTTCGGCAGCCTGTCGCCGGCGATCAAGTCCTCGCTTGGCTACAACCAGCGCCAGGTGGCCAGCCTCGGCGTCGCCAAGGATCTGGGAGACAGCGTCGGCTTCCTCGCCGGCACGCTCTGCGCCGTGCTCCCGCTCTGGGCCGCGCTCCTCATCGGCGCCGCGCAGAACCTCGTCGGATACGGCTGGGTCTGGCTCGCCGTCACCCACCGCGTCCCCGTGCCACCGCTCTGGGCG ATGTGCATGCTAATCTTTGTTGGAAATAATGGTGAGACATACTTCAATACTGCTGCACTCGTCTCATGTGTTCAGAACTTTCCCAAGAACCGTGGACCAATCGTTGGTATCCTCAAGGGATTTGCTGGTTTGAGTGGTGCAATCTTAACACAGGTTTATGCAATAATGCACACGCCTGATGATGCCGCACTGATATTCATGGTTGCTGTTGGCCCAACAATGGTAGTCATCGCTTTAATGTTCATTGTTAGACCAGTTAATGGTCACAGACAAGTACGGCCATCTGATGGTACAAGTTTCACGTTTGTATACAGCGTCTGCTTAGTCTTGGCCGCCTATCTGATGGGTGTGATGCTGCTGGAAGACCTTGTTGGCTTGAGCCACTCATTGACAATCTTGTGTACCATCATTCTAATGGTTCTTTTGCTAGTTCCAATAGTCATCCCTGTAATGCTGAGCTTCTTCTCAAATGACGACGAGAGTGCCTACACGGCGCTGTTAACATCACCTCGGAGAGAAGAAGCAAGTGGTTCAGTATCGTCTGAAGAGCAAGAAGTTATACTCAGCGAGGTGGACGAGCAAAAACCGAAAGAAATTGATCTACTTCCAGCCTCTGAGAGGCAAAAGAGGATTGCCGAATTGCAGGCTAAGCTATTCCAGGCAGCTGCTGTTGGTGCCGTTAGGGTTAAAAGGAGGAAAGGTCCACGACGAGGAGAGGATTTCACGTTGCTGCAGGCAATGATCAAGGCAGATTTTTGGCTTCTATTTTTCTCCCTTCTGTTGGGGTCAGGATCAGGTCTTACTGTGATTGATAATCTTGGGCAAATGAGTCAGTCATTGGGTTTTGAGGATTCTCACATTTTTGTGTCAATGATTAGCATTTGGAACTTCCTTGGACGTATTTCTGGGGGCTTCTTTTCAGAGATTATTGTCAA GGATTACGCGTATCCAAGGGCAATTGCCTTGGCGACAGCTCAAGTATTCATGGCAATTGGACACTTCATCTTCGCAATGGGTTGGCCCGGCACAATGTACATTGGCACATTGCTTATCGGGCTCGGGTACGGCGCCCACTGGGCGATCGTGCCAGCTGCTGCCTCCGAACTATTTGGCGTGAAGAATTTCGGAGCATTGTACAACTTCCTTACAGTCGCAAACCCCGCAGGCTCCCTGGTTTTCTCGGGCATCATTGCCAGTGGCATCTACGACTACGAAGCCAGGAAGCAAGCTAACCATAACCACTCAACATTGCTGGGAATGGTCTCCGACGTCGCTCCGGCGCTGAAGTGCGAGGGCTCCATCTGCTTCTTCATCTCGTCAATGATCATGTCAGGGTTCTGCATCATTGCTGCCGCCCTGAGCTTGATCCTGGTCCACCGGACAAAGATCGTGTACACGAATCTGTACGGTAAACCCCGGACATGA